One genomic segment of Manis pentadactyla isolate mManPen7 chromosome 1, mManPen7.hap1, whole genome shotgun sequence includes these proteins:
- the LOC130679567 gene encoding keratin-associated protein 21-1-like, with the protein MCSNYCGSLCGSGWGYGSGWECGYGPSCGWGYGSRYGCGYSPYFGSGYGCWPSCYRSFYSSCCLCGSGWGYGSGWGCGYGPSCGWGSGSRYGCGYSPYFGSGYGCWPSCYRSCYSSCW; encoded by the exons ATGTGCTCCAACTACTGTGGCAGCCtctgtggctctggctggggatacGGCTCTGGCTGGGAATGTGGCTACGGCCCCTCCTGTGGCTGGGGCTATGGCTCCCGTTATGGCTGCGGATACAGCCCCTACTTCGGCAGTGGCTACGGCTGCTGGCCATCTTGCTATAgaagtttttattcttcttgctg CCtctgtggctctggctggggatacggctctggctggggatgtgGCTACGGCCCCTCCTGTGGCTGGGGCTCTGGCTCCCGTTATGGCTGCGGATACAGCCCCTACTTCGGCAGTGGCTACGGCTGCTGGCCATCTTGCTATAGAAGTTGTTATTCTTCTTGCTGGTAG